The Epilithonimonas zeae genome contains a region encoding:
- a CDS encoding M1 family metallopeptidase, producing the protein MKLKVLGLLFCSAVVSAQNIQNNPGSNHGNKFEQLGTILPTPNVYRTASGAAGHAYWQQRADYDIEAYLDEDKRNLKGSETITYYNNSPDDLDYLWLQLDENEQSSVKNADYSFSSTLPKRTTIDKLKATQLPVSDNGYGVNLEKVTDVSGNPLKYVVNKTMMRIDLPKALKKGEKFVFKVNWNYNIPNRIEKGGRGGYENFPEDGNDLYTITQWFPRMCVYSDFHGWQNHQFTGRGEFSLVFGNYKVKMNVPADHVVGGTGECKNYEQVLTSEQLARYRKAESANEPVEIVTLDEAKKAEKNHSKQRKTWVFEANDVRDFAWTSSRKFIWDGMRVTIPENNNKVMAMSFYGKEAYGLYRKFSTKAVAHTIKTYSEFTIPYPYPVAQSVEASNGMEYPMICFNYGRTEKDGTYSEAIKNGMLGVIIHEVGHNFFPMIINSDERQWSWMDEGLNTFVEYLTEEKWDNKFPSKRGPAWTIVDYMKLPKDDLEPIMSNSENIAKFGPNAYSKPATGLNILRETIMGRDLFDKAFKTYAKRWAFRHPEPADFFRTMEDASGEDLDWFWRGWFYGTDPVDISLDKVTVAIPDFDSTPQSETVKYNVEKPVQNEFEDVSKIRNKEDKNIKFYVESDKDVQDFYYRYDRGQEKVDTSKEYNLTTGNLEKLDAKDIKKENNVTAYQIDFSNKGGLVMPIILEFTFEDGSKLNDKISVQIWRHNEQKASKTYYFDKKLKSVQVDPMRETADIDTSNNFWAASTSSETPSKFQVFKQKQKDAARGASNGKVNPMQAAGKK; encoded by the coding sequence ATGAAATTAAAAGTTTTAGGACTTTTATTCTGTTCTGCTGTGGTTTCAGCACAGAATATCCAAAATAATCCTGGAAGCAACCACGGAAACAAATTCGAACAACTCGGAACCATTCTTCCAACGCCCAATGTATATAGAACAGCTTCTGGAGCAGCAGGCCACGCTTATTGGCAACAACGTGCGGATTATGATATTGAGGCTTATCTGGATGAAGATAAAAGAAATCTGAAAGGTTCAGAAACAATCACATATTACAATAATTCACCGGATGATTTGGATTATCTATGGCTACAGCTGGACGAAAATGAACAATCTTCTGTGAAAAATGCAGATTATTCCTTCTCTTCTACTTTGCCTAAAAGAACAACGATTGATAAACTAAAAGCAACTCAACTTCCTGTTTCTGATAATGGTTATGGGGTAAATCTGGAAAAAGTAACCGATGTTTCCGGCAATCCGTTGAAATATGTGGTCAACAAAACAATGATGCGAATTGACCTTCCAAAAGCATTGAAAAAAGGAGAGAAATTTGTTTTCAAAGTCAATTGGAACTACAACATCCCGAATCGTATCGAAAAAGGCGGAAGAGGTGGATATGAAAATTTCCCTGAAGACGGAAACGACCTTTACACCATCACACAATGGTTTCCAAGAATGTGTGTTTACAGTGATTTTCACGGCTGGCAGAATCATCAGTTCACAGGACGCGGCGAATTTTCTTTGGTTTTTGGAAATTATAAAGTAAAAATGAATGTTCCTGCTGACCACGTTGTCGGTGGAACGGGCGAATGTAAAAACTACGAACAGGTTTTGACTTCCGAGCAATTAGCGAGATATAGAAAAGCCGAATCTGCGAACGAACCGGTAGAAATTGTAACATTAGACGAAGCCAAAAAAGCAGAGAAAAATCACTCCAAACAAAGAAAAACTTGGGTTTTTGAAGCGAATGACGTTCGTGATTTTGCCTGGACTTCTTCAAGAAAATTTATTTGGGACGGGATGCGAGTTACGATTCCTGAAAATAATAATAAAGTAATGGCAATGAGCTTTTACGGAAAAGAAGCTTACGGACTTTACAGAAAATTCTCTACAAAAGCTGTAGCTCACACGATTAAAACTTATTCAGAATTCACGATTCCTTATCCATACCCAGTAGCACAGTCTGTGGAAGCTTCGAACGGAATGGAATATCCGATGATTTGCTTCAATTACGGAAGAACCGAAAAAGACGGAACTTATTCTGAAGCCATCAAAAATGGAATGTTAGGCGTAATTATCCACGAAGTGGGTCACAATTTCTTTCCAATGATTATCAATTCTGATGAGAGACAATGGAGCTGGATGGATGAAGGTCTCAATACTTTTGTTGAATATTTGACCGAAGAAAAATGGGATAATAAATTCCCGTCAAAACGTGGCCCAGCTTGGACAATCGTTGACTATATGAAACTTCCGAAAGATGATTTGGAACCGATTATGTCTAATTCCGAAAACATCGCAAAATTTGGTCCGAATGCTTATTCAAAACCGGCAACTGGGCTTAATATTCTTCGTGAAACCATTATGGGAAGAGACTTATTTGATAAAGCTTTCAAGACTTATGCAAAAAGATGGGCTTTCCGTCATCCTGAACCAGCAGATTTTTTCAGAACGATGGAAGATGCGAGTGGGGAAGATCTGGATTGGTTCTGGAGAGGCTGGTTTTATGGAACAGATCCTGTAGATATTTCTTTAGATAAAGTGACAGTTGCGATACCTGACTTTGATTCAACACCTCAATCTGAAACGGTTAAATATAATGTTGAAAAACCTGTTCAAAACGAGTTTGAAGATGTTTCCAAAATCAGAAACAAAGAAGATAAGAACATCAAATTCTATGTAGAATCAGACAAAGATGTTCAGGATTTCTATTACAGATATGACCGTGGGCAGGAGAAAGTAGATACATCTAAAGAATATAATTTAACGACTGGAAACCTAGAGAAATTAGATGCAAAAGACATCAAAAAAGAAAATAATGTGACCGCTTATCAAATCGATTTTTCGAATAAGGGTGGATTGGTGATGCCAATCATTTTGGAATTTACATTTGAGGATGGTTCGAAACTGAATGACAAAATAAGTGTTCAGATTTGGAGACATAACGAACAAAAAGCTTCCAAGACTTATTATTTTGATAAGAAACTGAAGTCTGTCCAAGTCGACCCAATGAGAGAAACAGCAGATATTGATACTTCTAATAATTTCTGGGCTGCTTCAACTTCATCAGAAACACCAAGCAAATTCCAGGTTTTCAAACAGAAACAAAAAGATGCTGCAAGAGGTGCTTCCAATGGAAAAGTAAATCCGATGCAGGCTGCGGGAAAGAAATAG
- a CDS encoding HupE/UreJ family protein has product MQDFIFYLKLGWEHIISLDALDHQLFILALIAVYSYNDFKKILILVTAFTIGHSITLALSTLNILRVPGNWVEFLIPLTIVITALGNILMKSNQKTLMNLNYYLALIFGLIHGMGFANTARMMLAKEQSIFVPLLGFNIGLELGQIIVVIAILILLFILLKVFRVNRKDWILFVSSGVFALALKMTLERFPF; this is encoded by the coding sequence ATGCAGGATTTTATTTTTTACTTGAAACTCGGTTGGGAACACATTATTTCTCTGGATGCGCTGGACCATCAGCTTTTTATTTTGGCGCTGATTGCAGTTTATTCATACAACGATTTCAAAAAAATCCTGATTCTCGTAACCGCTTTTACCATCGGACATTCCATCACTTTGGCACTGAGCACGCTCAATATTCTGCGAGTTCCCGGAAATTGGGTCGAGTTTCTGATTCCTTTGACCATTGTCATCACCGCATTGGGTAACATTCTGATGAAAAGCAATCAGAAAACGCTGATGAATCTCAACTATTATTTAGCATTAATTTTCGGTTTGATTCACGGGATGGGATTTGCGAACACGGCCAGAATGATGTTGGCTAAAGAACAAAGTATTTTCGTTCCGCTTTTAGGCTTCAACATTGGTTTGGAGTTGGGACAGATTATCGTGGTAATTGCAATTTTGATTCTGCTTTTCATTCTTCTCAAAGTTTTCAGAGTCAACAGAAAAGATTGGATTCTATTTGTTTCGTCGGGAGTTTTCGCATTGGCTTTAAAAATGACTTTAGAGCGATTTCCTTTTTAA
- a CDS encoding DUF6702 family protein codes for MKNFLSTIAIFSLALALFSFKFHPYHVGSMEFNYNQKSKAFEVSGRFFMDDLENAINKKYGKNLHFLNSKSEKEMNEALKNYASEYVKLKVNNQFVKVNFVGYEEDKESVDIFLESETVSNPKKVETAVSFLYNLFDDQMNIIHIVINGQRKSEKLNYPDRYLFQEF; via the coding sequence ATGAAGAACTTTCTTTCTACAATTGCTATTTTTTCTTTGGCTTTGGCACTTTTCTCTTTCAAATTTCATCCTTATCACGTTGGCTCTATGGAATTTAATTATAACCAAAAGTCAAAAGCATTTGAAGTTTCGGGACGTTTTTTTATGGATGATTTAGAGAATGCAATTAATAAAAAATATGGAAAAAATCTTCATTTCCTGAATTCAAAATCTGAAAAGGAAATGAATGAAGCGCTAAAAAACTATGCTTCAGAATATGTGAAATTGAAAGTGAACAATCAATTTGTGAAAGTTAATTTTGTTGGTTACGAGGAAGATAAGGAAAGTGTTGACATTTTTCTGGAATCTGAAACTGTTTCTAATCCTAAAAAAGTTGAAACTGCAGTCAGTTTTCTTTATAACCTTTTTGATGACCAAATGAATATCATTCACATTGTCATAAACGGTCAACGTAAAAGTGAAAAACTGAATTATCCTGACCGTTATCTCTTTCAGGAGTTTTGA
- a CDS encoding TetR/AcrR family transcriptional regulator, giving the protein MGVHERRQREKESIRANILDASFNLAKTEGWASLSIRKIADAIEYSAPVVYDYFENKEAILYEISLNGFHQLHIELLKAQKKHDEPEDQLTAIVDAYWKFAFKNKEYYQLMFGLGMQCSGKGMMKEEFSSFQDMLYECTLEIINKKGSNPDNACHSSHALFSAVHGLISIMMMRNADIPSTMNKTTLDETVSAFIKSL; this is encoded by the coding sequence ATGGGAGTTCACGAACGTCGTCAAAGAGAAAAAGAATCAATACGCGCCAATATTTTGGACGCTTCTTTTAATTTGGCTAAAACAGAAGGTTGGGCTTCGCTTTCCATTAGAAAGATTGCGGATGCTATAGAATACAGTGCACCAGTTGTTTACGATTATTTTGAAAATAAAGAAGCTATTCTTTATGAAATCTCATTAAATGGCTTCCATCAATTACACATCGAATTACTGAAAGCACAGAAAAAACACGATGAGCCAGAAGATCAATTGACTGCTATTGTGGATGCTTACTGGAAATTTGCATTCAAGAATAAAGAGTACTATCAATTGATGTTTGGGCTTGGAATGCAGTGCAGCGGAAAAGGAATGATGAAGGAAGAATTTTCTTCGTTTCAGGATATGCTTTATGAATGCACCTTGGAAATCATCAATAAAAAAGGATCGAATCCAGATAATGCCTGCCACTCTTCTCATGCTTTATTTTCAGCCGTTCACGGGTTAATATCTATTATGATGATGAGAAATGCGGATATCCCTTCTACAATGAACAAAACAACATTAGACGAAACTGTTTCAGCTTTTATTAAGTCATTGTAA